A genome region from Sphingobacteriaceae bacterium GW460-11-11-14-LB5 includes the following:
- a CDS encoding SAM-dependent methyltransferase — protein MSGLNSQDNLQELYGNIDIYLFDQLLKGTYKGCARILDAGCGSGRNVQFFLKQGFEVFGVDKDPQAIAALKQLASGFGQGLQADHFMVAEVDELPFGESSFDLVISSAVLHFAKNLDHFEAMLSSMWRVLKKDGYFFCRLASDIGIESSLHFVGNGRYILPDGSERFLVNQEMLLRLTRKLGGTLHEPIKTTVVQNMRSMTTWCLRK, from the coding sequence ATGAGCGGTTTAAACAGTCAGGATAATCTACAGGAACTTTACGGGAATATTGATATATATCTTTTTGATCAGTTATTAAAAGGTACTTATAAGGGCTGTGCGCGAATTTTGGATGCTGGTTGCGGTAGCGGAAGAAACGTTCAATTTTTCTTGAAGCAGGGTTTCGAGGTATTTGGTGTGGATAAAGATCCGCAGGCAATTGCTGCGCTTAAGCAGCTGGCCTCGGGGTTTGGGCAGGGTTTGCAGGCAGATCATTTTATGGTGGCAGAAGTGGATGAGTTGCCTTTTGGTGAGAGTAGTTTTGATCTGGTCATCAGCAGCGCGGTTCTGCACTTTGCCAAAAACCTGGATCATTTCGAGGCGATGTTAAGCTCAATGTGGCGGGTACTGAAAAAGGATGGTTATTTTTTCTGCAGGCTGGCCTCCGATATCGGGATTGAATCTTCGCTCCACTTTGTGGGCAACGGGCGGTATATTTTGCCGGATGGTTCGGAACGTTTTCTGGTCAATCAGGAAATGCTACTCAGATTGACGCGCAAACTTGGTGGCACGCTTCATGAGCCCATTAAGACCACTGTGGTGCAGAACATGAGGAGCATGACCACCTGGTGCCTGAGAAAATAA
- a CDS encoding alpha-ketoglutarate-dependent dioxygenase AlkB: MEQLSFFRESGQTPGLPKEVLEYIPGFIDITEANLLLSGFISDTPWIQKKVKMYDKEVIIPRLSAWYGDPDGTDYNALGKSVPLPWTAELLKLKLLVESASGINFNSVLLNYYRDGQDSVAWHSDNETVMGSHPVIASVSFGQVRAFDIRRKTDHSEKYTVRLEHGSLLLMKGDLQTKWDHRIAKSTKVMRPRVNLTFRKIVGT, encoded by the coding sequence ATGGAACAGTTGAGTTTTTTCAGGGAATCGGGGCAGACCCCAGGGCTGCCAAAGGAGGTACTGGAGTATATTCCCGGATTTATTGATATAACTGAGGCAAACCTTTTGCTTTCAGGCTTTATTTCAGACACGCCATGGATACAGAAAAAAGTGAAGATGTATGATAAGGAAGTGATTATCCCAAGGCTTTCTGCCTGGTATGGTGATCCCGATGGTACAGATTATAATGCCCTGGGGAAATCAGTTCCACTGCCATGGACAGCTGAACTTCTGAAACTAAAATTGTTGGTGGAAAGCGCTTCAGGGATTAATTTTAACAGTGTGCTCCTGAATTATTACCGGGATGGGCAGGATTCTGTGGCCTGGCATAGTGATAACGAGACGGTAATGGGGTCGCATCCTGTTATTGCATCGGTTTCTTTTGGGCAGGTGAGGGCTTTTGATATCCGGAGAAAAACTGACCACAGCGAAAAATATACCGTGCGATTGGAGCATGGTTCGCTGCTGCTGATGAAGGGGGATCTCCAGACTAAGTGGGACCATAGGATCGCAAAATCAACTAAGGTAATGAGACCAAGGGTCAATCTGACTTTTAGAAAAATTGTCGGGACTTAA
- a CDS encoding histone H1, with the protein MDKFKQVKEVIASVEADVTKFYDGGNAAAGTRVRKAMQDLKNLAQEIRAEVTEKKNSAK; encoded by the coding sequence ATGGACAAATTCAAACAGGTAAAGGAAGTGATCGCTTCAGTTGAAGCTGATGTGACGAAATTTTATGATGGTGGAAATGCTGCTGCTGGTACTCGTGTACGTAAGGCGATGCAGGATTTAAAAAACCTGGCTCAGGAAATCAGGGCTGAGGTTACCGAAAAGAAAAACAGCGCAAAATAA
- a CDS encoding nucleotidyltransferase → MAKRFLSIWFPFLLTDWMAIRRPEWKTRPMVCAGASHGRMMVVAANQHANTQGIYKGIPLADARAIVHELEVFDEKPARQQKLLEGLARWAIRYTPLSSTDTEGILLDITGCCHLWGGEEAYLKHITGRLQSAGYNVKAAIADTIGAAWALSRYGNGAEIVDQYQQHFALLPLPPAALRIAGETTEKLHKLGLGKIERFIKMQRSVLRRRFGENLLLRISQAMGDEPEAFSPITVIREYEERLACLEPIRTAKAIEIAIEKLLEKLCLRLKNEGLGLRKAELKGYRIDGKTISTAIGTSRPSDDPIHLMKLFALNISGIAPGMGIELFSLSAEKTEKMERQQEKIWAGQAGLDSQPLAELLDRVAGKVGNNAIRRYLPRADFWPERAAKQAKDLTEMNEISFHNPLNRPIQLLSRPERIEVTAPIPDYPPMLFIYNGERHSIKKADGPERLERAWWLEEGEHRDYYTVEDEKGNRYWLFRSGHYAAENSAWFIHGFFA, encoded by the coding sequence ATGGCAAAGCGGTTTTTAAGTATATGGTTTCCGTTTTTGCTAACGGATTGGATGGCTATCCGCCGCCCCGAATGGAAAACGCGGCCAATGGTCTGCGCAGGTGCCAGCCATGGCCGTATGATGGTTGTCGCCGCAAACCAGCATGCAAATACCCAGGGCATTTATAAAGGAATTCCCCTAGCCGATGCGCGGGCCATTGTGCATGAACTCGAAGTCTTTGATGAAAAGCCAGCAAGGCAGCAGAAACTGCTCGAAGGCCTGGCCAGATGGGCCATCCGCTATACCCCGCTATCCTCTACCGATACAGAGGGTATCCTGCTTGATATCACCGGATGCTGCCATTTATGGGGCGGAGAAGAAGCCTACCTAAAACACATCACCGGCAGACTCCAGTCAGCAGGTTACAATGTAAAAGCTGCGATCGCAGATACCATTGGTGCGGCCTGGGCACTGTCCCGTTATGGAAATGGCGCTGAAATCGTAGATCAATACCAGCAGCATTTTGCTTTACTACCCCTTCCTCCGGCAGCACTCAGGATCGCTGGTGAAACCACCGAAAAGCTACATAAACTGGGACTTGGTAAGATTGAGCGATTCATTAAAATGCAACGCAGCGTGCTTCGCCGCAGGTTTGGAGAGAACCTGCTACTGCGAATCTCGCAAGCCATGGGCGATGAGCCCGAGGCCTTCAGTCCGATTACTGTGATCCGGGAATATGAAGAGCGGCTGGCTTGCCTTGAACCCATCCGCACCGCCAAAGCCATCGAAATTGCCATCGAAAAACTACTGGAAAAACTTTGCCTAAGACTTAAAAATGAAGGACTGGGACTTAGAAAAGCAGAACTAAAAGGTTACCGGATAGATGGAAAAACAATTTCTACAGCTATAGGCACCAGCAGGCCCAGTGATGATCCCATCCACCTGATGAAACTTTTTGCACTAAACATTTCCGGCATTGCGCCCGGCATGGGTATCGAACTTTTCTCCCTTAGCGCCGAAAAAACCGAAAAGATGGAACGCCAGCAGGAAAAGATCTGGGCCGGACAGGCAGGTCTTGACAGCCAGCCACTGGCCGAGTTACTAGACCGCGTGGCTGGGAAAGTGGGCAACAATGCCATCCGCCGATACCTGCCAAGGGCAGACTTCTGGCCGGAAAGAGCGGCTAAACAGGCTAAAGATTTAACTGAGATGAATGAAATTAGTTTCCACAATCCATTGAACCGTCCCATACAGCTACTTTCCAGGCCTGAGCGGATCGAGGTTACTGCACCCATACCCGATTACCCCCCAATGTTATTCATCTACAATGGTGAGCGCCACAGCATTAAAAAAGCAGATGGTCCTGAAAGACTGGAACGCGCCTGGTGGCTGGAAGAAGGGGAACACCGCGATTATTATACTGTAGAAGATGAAAAAGGGAACCGCTACTGGCTCTTCCGTTCTGGCCACTATGCAGCCGAAAACTCGGCCTGGTTTATACATGGATTTTTTGCTTAG
- a CDS encoding Error-prone repair protein ImuA, with translation MEQAAKKQLIKDLREQILSMQGFKSASGNQQNISGFELFAPAFPGHIFPLQGIHEFVCESLEQTAASNGFISGILSPLMQDGSPCIWISASRKFFPPAVKRFSLNAASIIFIDLQNEKELLWVTEEALKCEGLAAVVSEIPDLNFATSRRFQLVIEKSKVTALFLRENPRTLSNTTCLARWKISPLPSILPQGMPGVGQPSWRAELLKVRNGQGGTFEICWSGSTFKNLQNENTRVLPLHGLQAV, from the coding sequence ATGGAACAGGCAGCAAAAAAACAGCTCATTAAGGACTTAAGGGAACAAATCCTTTCCATGCAGGGCTTTAAATCCGCATCCGGTAACCAGCAAAACATTAGCGGTTTCGAGCTTTTTGCACCGGCTTTCCCCGGCCACATCTTTCCCTTGCAAGGCATCCATGAATTCGTCTGCGAAAGCCTTGAGCAGACAGCTGCCAGTAATGGCTTTATTAGTGGCATACTTTCCCCGCTGATGCAAGACGGCAGCCCCTGTATCTGGATCAGTGCCTCCAGGAAATTCTTTCCACCCGCAGTAAAAAGATTTTCGCTAAACGCTGCCTCCATTATCTTCATTGACCTCCAGAACGAAAAGGAACTGTTGTGGGTGACCGAAGAAGCCTTAAAATGTGAAGGACTGGCAGCCGTGGTTTCCGAAATCCCGGACTTAAATTTTGCGACATCAAGAAGATTCCAGCTGGTGATTGAAAAAAGCAAGGTAACCGCCCTATTCTTAAGGGAAAACCCCAGAACACTTTCCAATACCACCTGTCTTGCCCGCTGGAAAATCAGCCCATTGCCCAGCATATTACCCCAGGGTATGCCCGGTGTCGGCCAGCCCAGCTGGAGGGCAGAATTGCTCAAAGTGCGTAACGGGCAGGGCGGCACTTTTGAGATCTGCTGGTCAGGCAGCACATTTAAAAATCTACAAAACGAAAACACCCGGGTTTTACCACTCCATGGACTACAGGCAGTATAA
- a CDS encoding error-prone DNA polymerase, which yields MEYTELQVTSNFSFLRGASHPEELVKEAAKMGYKKIAITDHNTLAGIVRAHAQARKHNIEIIPACRLNLVDGASLLAYPTDTESYGRLSALLSLGNLRTEKGSCQLYKKDVFEYAQGIIFIAIPPENLSEGFDFQLNFYADLQSYQNALKENLYLAINRTYQGEDQKRMFRLAKLSQKTGIPLAATNDVYYHSPNRRELQDVLSCVREKCTIHNAGYLLFQNAERHLKPEAEMKRLFRQYPQALENTVKISQKCTFSLDSLKYIYPEEITSEGRTPQQELQYLTMKGAYELFGDELPKKVTDNISHEMKFVEEMNYASYFLTVYDIVRFARSQHILCQGRGSAANSTICYCLGITSVDPTKFDLLFERFISSARNEPPDIDVDFEHERREEVIQYIYQKYGRDRAAIVATVTQQRQKGAIRDVGKVMGLSVDTINRLSSSIWEFTDEWFEGGKLTEQGLNPNDPLLRKVLSLTAKMMGFPRQLGQHTGGFVITRGKLTDLCPILNARMEDRTNIEWNKDDIDTLGFLKIDVLALGMLTCIRKGFDLAKAHYNLELTMGKINEVEDPKVYEMISHADTLGVFQIESRAQMSMLPRLRPKKFYDLVIEVAIVRPGPIQGDMVHPYLKRRNGEEKVDYPSEELKEILHRTLGVPLFQEQAMKIAIVAAGFTPAEADELRRSMATFKAKGMVTKFEQKLISGMTSKGYSEDFAKRVFKQLEGFGSYGFPESHAASFALLVYVSCWLKCYYPDVFATALLNSMPMGFYQPAQIVIDAKKHGVEIRPIDINYSAWDNLLEEKSGKYHAIRLGFRQIKGMKAEDIELLDKGRKKGYGHIHQLMDAGVSLSALERLADADAFGSIGLDRRAALWEVSAMADRPVALFENQPSESSLETQATLPLMSKGEHVIQDYASTSLSLKAHPVSFVREQLSLLHVLPTKSLASAKDGQSVKVAGLVLVRQRPGTAKGVCFITIEDETGFTNLVVFENLFEKFRKEIIQSRLLMVEGKLQIEGEVIHVIVKRCFDLTRLLRSIDRADQNDFPAVAFSRSDERTAPYPTGQKDRPEKNTQTTSAIPGGRNFK from the coding sequence ATGGAATACACCGAACTTCAGGTTACAAGCAATTTCAGCTTCCTTCGCGGCGCCTCCCACCCGGAAGAACTCGTAAAAGAGGCCGCAAAAATGGGTTATAAAAAAATCGCCATCACCGATCATAACACCCTCGCTGGAATCGTGCGTGCACATGCCCAGGCCAGAAAACACAACATAGAAATTATCCCGGCCTGCAGGCTAAACCTGGTGGACGGTGCATCCCTGCTTGCCTACCCCACAGACACTGAAAGCTATGGCAGGCTGTCTGCCTTACTTAGCCTGGGTAACCTGCGCACCGAAAAAGGCAGCTGCCAACTCTATAAAAAAGATGTGTTTGAATATGCCCAAGGCATTATTTTTATTGCCATCCCACCCGAGAATCTCTCAGAAGGCTTTGATTTCCAATTGAACTTTTATGCAGACCTTCAAAGCTATCAAAATGCCTTAAAAGAAAATCTTTACCTGGCCATAAACAGGACTTATCAGGGCGAAGACCAGAAGAGAATGTTCCGCCTGGCAAAACTCTCTCAAAAAACAGGCATTCCACTGGCCGCGACCAATGATGTCTATTACCACAGCCCAAACAGACGCGAACTGCAGGATGTGCTAAGCTGCGTAAGGGAAAAATGCACCATCCATAACGCTGGCTACCTGCTTTTCCAAAACGCCGAGCGGCATTTAAAACCCGAAGCGGAAATGAAAAGGCTTTTCCGTCAATATCCGCAGGCACTTGAAAATACCGTAAAAATCTCACAAAAATGCACCTTCAGCCTGGATAGCTTAAAATACATTTACCCCGAAGAAATTACCTCAGAAGGCAGGACACCACAACAGGAACTCCAGTACCTGACCATGAAAGGCGCATATGAGCTTTTCGGCGACGAACTACCAAAAAAAGTAACTGATAACATCAGCCATGAGATGAAATTTGTGGAGGAAATGAACTACGCGTCTTATTTCCTCACCGTTTATGACATCGTGCGTTTTGCAAGGAGCCAGCACATCTTGTGCCAGGGCCGCGGCTCAGCTGCCAATTCCACCATCTGCTACTGCCTAGGCATTACCTCGGTCGATCCCACCAAATTTGATCTGCTCTTTGAGCGCTTTATTTCCTCTGCCCGTAACGAACCGCCCGATATCGATGTGGATTTCGAGCATGAACGAAGGGAAGAAGTAATTCAGTATATTTATCAGAAATACGGACGCGACCGGGCCGCCATTGTGGCCACAGTCACCCAGCAAAGACAAAAAGGGGCTATCCGTGATGTGGGCAAAGTAATGGGCTTATCGGTAGATACCATTAACCGCCTTTCAAGCTCCATATGGGAGTTTACCGATGAATGGTTTGAAGGCGGAAAACTGACCGAGCAGGGCCTCAACCCCAATGATCCGCTGCTTCGGAAAGTCCTGAGCCTCACCGCCAAGATGATGGGCTTTCCAAGACAATTGGGCCAGCATACCGGCGGCTTTGTGATCACCCGCGGAAAACTAACTGACCTTTGCCCCATCTTGAATGCCAGAATGGAAGACCGGACCAATATTGAGTGGAACAAAGATGATATCGATACACTCGGCTTCCTCAAAATCGATGTACTTGCCTTGGGCATGCTCACCTGCATCAGAAAAGGTTTTGATCTGGCCAAAGCGCATTATAACCTGGAGCTAACCATGGGCAAGATCAACGAAGTGGAAGATCCAAAGGTTTATGAAATGATCAGTCATGCAGACACCCTAGGCGTTTTCCAGATTGAAAGCCGTGCCCAGATGTCCATGCTTCCACGCCTGAGGCCAAAAAAATTTTATGACCTGGTGATCGAAGTGGCCATTGTCCGCCCCGGTCCCATTCAGGGAGACATGGTCCATCCTTACCTAAAAAGACGTAACGGTGAAGAAAAGGTAGATTACCCTTCTGAAGAACTCAAAGAGATCCTGCACCGCACGCTCGGGGTCCCGCTCTTTCAGGAACAGGCCATGAAAATTGCCATTGTTGCCGCAGGCTTTACCCCTGCTGAAGCCGATGAACTCCGCCGAAGCATGGCCACTTTTAAAGCCAAAGGCATGGTCACCAAGTTTGAGCAAAAACTCATCAGCGGAATGACCAGCAAAGGTTATAGCGAGGATTTTGCCAAACGGGTATTCAAACAGCTCGAAGGATTTGGCAGCTACGGTTTTCCCGAAAGCCATGCCGCCAGTTTCGCCCTGCTGGTCTATGTTTCCTGCTGGCTAAAATGTTATTATCCCGATGTATTTGCAACAGCCCTGCTTAACAGCATGCCTATGGGTTTTTACCAACCTGCACAGATCGTCATCGATGCCAAAAAACATGGCGTGGAAATCAGGCCTATTGACATTAATTATTCTGCCTGGGACAACCTGCTGGAAGAAAAATCCGGAAAATACCATGCCATCCGCTTAGGGTTTAGGCAGATCAAAGGCATGAAAGCTGAAGATATCGAATTACTGGACAAAGGCAGAAAAAAAGGATATGGCCACATCCACCAGCTGATGGATGCAGGCGTTAGCCTGTCTGCGCTGGAAAGGCTTGCCGATGCTGATGCTTTCGGTTCCATAGGCCTGGACAGAAGAGCTGCCCTTTGGGAAGTATCTGCCATGGCCGACCGACCCGTGGCACTCTTTGAAAACCAGCCCTCTGAAAGCAGTCTGGAAACACAGGCCACCTTACCACTAATGAGCAAAGGCGAACACGTGATACAGGACTATGCCTCCACTTCACTTTCATTAAAAGCACATCCGGTAAGCTTTGTGCGCGAGCAGCTAAGTCTTCTCCATGTCCTCCCGACTAAATCGTTGGCATCAGCAAAAGACGGCCAGAGCGTCAAAGTAGCAGGTCTGGTGCTGGTTAGGCAGCGTCCCGGAACAGCCAAAGGCGTATGTTTTATTACCATAGAAGATGAAACCGGATTTACCAACCTGGTGGTATTTGAAAACCTGTTTGAAAAGTTCCGTAAAGAAATCATCCAGTCCAGACTACTGATGGTCGAAGGCAAACTGCAGATTGAAGGCGAAGTGATCCACGTGATTGTTAAACGGTGCTTTGACCTCACCAGGCTACTTCGCTCGATCGACAGGGCTGATCAGAATGATTTTCCAGCCGTAGCTTTTTCAAGGTCAGATGAAAGAACTGCCCCTTATCCCACTGGCCAAAAGGATCGCCCGGAAAAGAACACCCAAACAACATCAGCTATTCCAGGAGGCAGGAACTTTAAGTAA